The following is a genomic window from Pirellulaceae bacterium.
ACCACGGCGCCTACCGTTGCTGTGATCAATTGTCCCAAGACACCACTTTCAAAAATGCCAATGGAACCCAAAAGGTAACCACCGACCACAGCACCGATAATGCCGAGGATGATGTCCGCGATGATGCCAAAACCACCGTTGCCAGTCAGCATGCCGGCAAAACAGCCCGCGAGTCCACCAATGATTAAAAACCAGATAATTTCCATCGAAATGCTCCTTGCACCCAACACTTTTTAGTAACTTTACTCTTATCATACCTCTTATTGGGGCGTCTGGCGGCAGGCCGTGGGAAGAGGGCTTGGTTTCTCGGCTGATTCGCGGATAATACGCTCGATTTTCTACCGATGGATTGAGCCTCTTCTGCGGAGAGGCTCGACGGCCAGCAGCATTGAACTGTTACGTGGAATCCAGGTCTGGGTAAAGGATGTTCGAATAACGCGGGCCCTTCGGGTGGATTTTGGCCCGAGATCGGATCACCTGCAACGATTGTTTTATCTGGGAAAGCGATTCGCGTTTGGTAGGATATAGAGCATCAGCATAGTGGTTTGATTCGGTTAAGCATCCTTCGGTGCCTGGGTCGATAGAGGTCTTACGCAATCGCAGCGTTGCAATCACCTCATGGTGATGATGAAACGAACTGCCTGCTGCCTTCCGGCAATGGAAGCAATGCGACCTGCCAACAATCGGACTCAGCTCTTTCATGGCGGAACGGTGTTTCGGGTCTGCGAAACTGGAGAATCGGTTACATGCGAGTGATCAATCTTTTGGCGGTCATGGCGATGGCGTCATCGATGGGCTGCGGCTCTTCGAGCCAAACGACGGTGGATAGTCAACGCTACCTATTGAGTGCTGAGCCGACCGGTGCGATTGGAATCATTGCTGCTCGAGAAGACACTGAAGACGGTGATACCCTCGTGATAGTTGGCAGGGTCGGCGGATCGAAGGATCCTTGGATTGACGGACGCGCGGCCTTCACCTTACTGGATGCAGCGGTAACGGTAGTTGGTGACGGCGAAGATTCGACAGAAAACGAGATGTGTCTGGCTGACTGTTGTGCATCGGAACGAATCGCTTGTACGGCGCTTGTAAAAGTCGTGGATGAAGCGGGTGCGTTGGTGCCGATCGACTCGCGGCTCTTGTTGGGACTCAATGATTCCGATCTTGTCGTTGTAGAAGGGATTGCCAAACGGGATGAGAGTGGGAATTTTGTGATGTTGGCCAACGGGGTCTACGTGCGCCGCTAACTTTTTGTGTAAGGCATGAACGCATGGTCCAGCGACGCCTTTTGCCTTGGGATTACGGCGTACGAAACCTCTTTCGCCGACCATCGCGTAGTGGTTTGACTTTGGTTGGCTTGACGATTGTCCTGCTATTGGTCCTCGTGGTGGTTGGATTTATACGCGGTCTGGAAGCTTCGCTGGCGGCGACTGGGAATCCCAACGTAGCCTTGGTGTACTCTCTCTCCTCAGCTGAAGACATTGAAAATTCAGCAATTCCTGCGAGGGTCGCAGGGCTGTTGACGGCGAGCGTCCGTGGCATCGGCCAGAGCTACGGAAGAGATCACGTCTCCCCCGAGCTCTATTTGGGGACGCGCATTACCACCGAAAATATCAGGAAACCCGGGATGGGGCTGGTCAGAGGCGTGACGATCAACGCGCCCCTGGTGCGGGACCAAGTTCAATTGGTCAAAGGCCACTGGCCGGAAGCTGGTGAGGTGATCGTTGGCCGATTAGTCCACTCGAAAATTGGCGCTGACCGCGACGACTTAGCAGTGGGTAGATCAATCGAGTTCGACGGAGCGAATTGGACCATCAGTGGTCGCTTTGTCGCGGCAGGATCCGCTTTCGAAGCGGAAGTGTGGGCCCCACTGGCTCAGTTGCAGACGACGCTTAAACGGCAGGATTTGAGTTTGGTTGCAGTGAGGATGCGCGATTCGAATGATTTGGCCGACGTTGATCTGTTTTGTCGAGAACGGGTTGATCTGGAGCTTAAATCGGTTGCGGAAAGTGAATATTATGCAGCGTTGCAAACTCACTATCGCCCCGTGAGAATGCTAGGCTGGATGGTCGTCGTGTTAATTTCGGGCTCGGGTGTGTTTGCTGGGCTAAATACCATGTATGGTGCCGTCGTCGGACGCGTTCGCGAGTTAGCTACCTTACAGGCGATGGGCTTTCGTCGTCGTGCCATTCTCCTGACACTGGTCCAAGAGGCCACGTTGCTGGCCTGTGCCGGAGCCTTGGCCGCCAGCACCATTGGGCTGGTCTTCATCGACGGACTTGCCGTACGGTTCACGATGGGGGCCTTCATGCTTGAAATCGATAGTTTGGCCATCGCAATCGCCTGTGGCGTTGCCTTGTTGCTTGGAATGCTGGGGGCTTTGCCTGCGGCGATCAAAGCCATGAGATTACCTGTCGTGGAAGCCATTCGAGCCGTCTAATTGGTAACGAAGGCGATGCAAAGATTTAATTTATGAATGACTCACGGAAGCTTGATTTGAAGCAACTAATCGTCGATCGAAAGGATTCCGACGGAAAGAAGTTGCTGCGCATCAACCCGACCTGGTGGACGCGATATGTGTTACCTGCGTTGGTCTTGCTTGCGTTCGGAACATTGTTTCTTTGGTCGGCTCGTCATTCCTTAATGCCCGCCGTTGATGTTTCCATCGTGCCGGTCGTCGTCAGTCGTGTTGAGGTAAAGCAGGAGGGTGCGACCCTTTTTCAAGCTGCTGGGTGGATCGAACCTCGCCCCACCCCCGTGATCGTGTCGGCACAGGCATCGGGAGTCATCGATCAAATTCTGGTCGTCGAAGGCCAGCGTGTGACGAAAGATCAAGCCTTAGCGATGTTGATCGACACCGACGCCAAGTTGGCTGTCTCCGAGGCGATTGCCAATCACGATCTGCAAAAAGCCGAAGTTCTGCGCGCCCAGGCCATTTTGGTCGCCGCGCAACAGAATCACGCAAATCCACTCGACCTGCGTGCGGATCTGGCAGAAGCTCAAATAATATTAGCCAAAACCGAAACCGAATTAAGTGACCTTGGCTTTCAGCTGCAAACGGCAAAGAACAATCGTGATCTGGCAGAGGCTAATTTGGCTGGAAAACGGCAGGCCGGTGATGCAATCTCAGGAAGGGCTTTGCGCGAAGCGGACGCTCTCTTTTTCTCGGCTCTCGGTAAGTACAACGAACTGGTCGCCCGTCAACCGCGACTCGAAACGCAGTTGAGCTCTGTGCGAGATCGCCGCGACGCGCTTGCCGAAAAGCTTTCGTTGAAAACAGAAGAACAACGCAGCTTGGCAATTGCCAACGCCAGTTTGGCAGCCAGTCAAGCACGTTTGCGACAAAAGAAATTGGCGGTCGAGGCGGCCAACTTGCAACTGGAACGAATGGTCGTCAAATCACCCATTCATGGCTTCGTTCTCAGTCTCGAATCCCGACCGGGTGAAAGATTGTCTGGGCTCAATCCTCATTCCGCCCAAGGTTCGAGCGCTGTGGCGAGTCTTTATGATCCGAATAATTTGCAGGTTCGAGTTGACGTGCGACTTGAGGATGTGCCACAGGTGCAACTTGGGCAACCTGTTTCAATCCAAACCGTAGCGGCCAGTCAGCGGTTTGTTGGAGAGGTGTTAGCAGTCACAACGAAGGCCGACATTCAAAAGAACACGCTCCAGGTCAAGATTGCGATTAGCTCACCACCGGAAGTGATCAAACCGGAAATGTTGGCCAAAGTGACATTCCTTGCGCCGCCCTCCCCCTTCGAAGTGGAAGATCAACTGAGTTCGCCATTACGTGTTTATGTGCCACAACCACTCGTAATCAAGAATGCCGGACAAACGAGTATTTGGCTTGCGGATATCACCCAACAAGTGGCGGTGCTCAAAAATATCACTTTGGGGAGTCAGGACTTTGGTGGTGCCCTTGTAGAAGTCACCGAAGGACTCTCAGCCACGGACAAGCTGATCGTCAACGGCCAGCAAAAGCTGGTAAATGGGAAACGCATTCGGGTGTCATCCGCCAACGCTAATTCGGGTGGTGCGGTCGCATATCAAGCCCGTGCGACTGCATCGTTAAAAAAGTGATAACGAAAGGGAGTTTTTGATGTCGCTGGTGAATGTGATTAACGTCACCAAAGAGTACGCAAATGGCGACGAGGCGATTCGTCCGCTGGACGGAGTTTCGCTTTCGATTGCGAAAGGGGACTTTGCATCTCTCATGGGGGCTAGCGGAAGCGGAAAAAGCACGCTGCTCAATTTGATCGCCGGTATCGACCAGGCAAACTCAGGTCAGATTATTGTGGAGGGGACAGATATTACCGAATTGTCTCGAGGTGATTTGGCGGATTGGAGGGCCTCGCACATTGGTTATATCTTTCAGACCCATAACTTGATTCCCGTGTTGACGGCGTATGAAAATATCGAGTTGCCGTTGTTGCTGCTTTCGATGAGTAACTCGGAACGGAGGAAGCGAGTCGACGTGGCACTCCAGGCCGTGGATCTAACCTCCCGTGCTTCCCATTACCCGCGGCAAATGTCGGGAGGGCAGGAGCAGCGAGTCGGTATTGCCAGAGCGATTGTCGCCAATCCAACAATCGTGGTTGCCGATGAACCAACTGGAAGTTTGGACGATGAGACCACCGAGCAAATCCTTGTTTTGCTTGAACGAGTAAACCGTGAGTTGGGTATGACGTTGTTGTTGGTGACCCATGATAGTGAGGCCGGCTCACGTGCAGATCGTCAGATACGTCTAGAACGTGGGCGACTCTTCGAAGATGGGAAGCGAACCGTTGTTGGACAGGGAGTGGCTTGACGTGTTCCGTTTCACACCCTACCTCATTAAAGGTCTCTGGCGACATCGCACGCGCACGCTGCTTACGGTCAGCGGTACGGCCGTCGCACTGCTCGTGTTCTGTTTCGTCGGATCCGTTCAACAAGGGTTGAATGCACTCACGAAAGGGAGCGAAGCGGGACGCACGTTAGTGGTTTTTCAAGAAAATCGCTTCTGTCCACAAAGCAGTCGGTTACCGCAAGATTACTCCAGTGAAGTAAAGCGAATCGCGGGTGTCACTGAAGTGATTCCCATTAAAGTGTTCACCAATAATTGCCGAGCAAGCTTAGATGCAATTGTTTTTCAGGGGCTCGCATCCGAACAACTTCGCCGTTGGCGTGAGTTGGATCTAGTTGCGGGAGATTGGAGCGAATTCGACCGGCACCAGGATGGTGCTGTGGTCGGTCAGGCCGTCGCTCTCCGTCGCGGATTGTCCGTGGGAGATAAATTTACCATTGGTGAAGTGTCCGTCGTTGTGGCGGGAATCTCTAAATCCAACGTTGCTGCGGAAAACAACGTTATCTACACGCACCTCGATTTCTTACAGCGAGCCCGAGGAGAAAATGACACGGGCACCGTGACACAATTCGAAGTGCGGCTTGATGAATCTGCTGATGCCGAGTTGGCAGCCAAACAAATCGACGTACTTTTTCACAGTGGCCCGATCGCTACCTCCACACGAACCAAAGGCATGTTTCAAGCGGATACCCTGGCTGACTTGGCCGAGTTAATTGGTTTTGTGCATTGGCTGGGATATGCATGTGTCGGACTTGTGTTGTCATTGGTGGCAACAACGACGGTCATGTCAGTTCAAGATCGAATTAAAGAACATGCTGTGTTGCAGACTCTTGGGGTACGACCTGCTGGCGTATTTCGATTGATTATTGCCGAAAGCATGCTCATGAGTACTTTGGGGGGATTGTTCGGTGTGCTGGTGAGCGGGCTCCTGCTAAGCGTCTCGCAAATGTCAGTTGCTGCGGAGGGCGTGACCATCGCTTTCCAGCCATCCATTTTTCTGGCGACTGAGGGACTCCTGATCGCCGTCGCAGTTGGATTGCTTGCCGGTATTACACCTGCTTGGCAGGCTGCTCATGCAGCAATCGTGCCCGCGTTACGTCATACCTAAGGTCAGGCCGTTAAGCTTTTCCTTCCGGTACGAACGATCTTCTGACGGACTGTCCCAGCCCAACTCCAGATTCAATGGTTGTAATGCGTTTGTTCCTCTTCTGTTTTTTGGGAACGGCGAGCATTAGAAAAAGGGCGCTCCTGCACCCTGGCAGAGAGTCATTCACCGCGGTCTCTCCCGGCGAGGAAACGAGAGGGAATCTCAATCCTCGATGGTGGCAAGACACCCTTGCAGAATCCGCGGCGGGTCGGAGTCTGTTGAGGGGCGAAAGGTGGATTATTCGCCCTGTCCCAGCCGCCAGGTCAACGAGTGTTCGGCTCGAATAAGCAGTTTTCCATCTTTCCTGTTCAACCTGAAGTTCCAGTGGATTGGCGGTGATGGGAGTTGTTGTTGGATTTGTACCGTTTGTCCGGAAGCTTCGGCTATTTCAATCGTATTATCCCCTGAATATAACGGGTCCTAGAGTAGCCTAACGTGCTGATATGGTTTACATTCTCGGAATATTTACATTTTCTTCATATCCCGCCGTGCTCGCTTCGACAGGAGATACAGACTTTGGAATCGAAAGACCTTTTAAAGCTTGTGTTTGAACTTGTGGGTGGTCTCGGAATTTTTCTGCTCGGCATGAAATACATGTCGGAGGGCATGCAAACCGTCGCGGGAAAAAGTTTGCGGAAGTTGATCAGCGCTGTCACGACAAATCGCTTTTTCGCGACGATCGTTGGGGTGATTGTCACTTGCGTGGTTCAATCCAGTTCGATCACGACCGTCATGGTCGTAGGATTTGTGAACAGTGGCCTCATGGAATTAACCCAGGCCATTGGAGTCATTTTGGGTGCCAATATTGGCACGACGATCACGGGTTGGATCCTAGTGCTTAAGATCGGCAAATATGGACTTCCCTTGTTGGGATTTGGTGCCTTTGGCTATTTGTTCTCAAAAGGCGATCGCTATCGTTATTGGGCGATGGTTTTTATGGGCGTCGGTATGGTCTTCTTTGGTCTTGAGCTAATGAAAGACGCCTGCGGTCTAATCAAAGACATGCCTGAATTCGAATTGTGGTTCCAACGTTTTCAAGCCAACAGTTATTTGGGTGTACTCCAATGTGCGCTGGCAGGTTGCATCTTGACGATGATGGTGCAATCCTCTTCCGCCACATTAGGCATTACCATTTCCCTCGCGTTTCAGGGCATTATCTCCTACGAAACGGCAGCGGCCTTGGTGTTGGGTGAAAATATTGGGACGACGATCACTGCAATCCTGGCTTCTCTTGGCGCAACGACCAATGCGCGTCGTGCGGCATATTTCCATGTAATCTTCAACATGATTGGTGTGTTATGGATCACTGCTCTCTTCCAGCCCTACATTGAATTAGTGCAATGGATTGTTGGTGAGGATGTCAGCAAAGCAGTCATGGTGAATGGTCAAGAGACATTCCCGAATACAACGATGGCGATTGCGGCAACGCACACAATCTTTAATGTTTCAAACACGTTTTTGTTTTTACCTTTCGTCCCCTTCTTCACTCGTTTGCTGACTCGATTGGTGCCGTCGAAGGAATTCAAGGAGCAACCCCATCTCACGGATCTCGATGTACGCATCCTAGAAACACCACCGTTGGCGATCGAACAATCCAGGCGAGAAATAGAAAAAATGGGGGCAAGCTGCGCGGAGATGTTAGATTGGCTGGCTCAGTTACTGCGAGATGACGATCCTGACCGATCCATGGGAGATCGATTGCAGCAGCGCGAAGACGAATTGGACACAGTGCATGACGAAATTGCCGCCTTTGTCACCAATCTGCTCTCAGCGAATGTGCCTCATTCGATCGCGGACGAAGGCCGACGACAATTACGCATGGCGGACGAGTATGAATCCGTAAGTGATTACGTTGCGAATCTCGACACGTTCGATCGGAAGCTTCGACGTGACGGACATCGCTTTACAGGCGAGCAGCGTGAAGGCCTGATCGCGATAAATGAACAGTTGATGGAATATCAGGCCAAAATCAACTCAGCACTGACCCAGGATAATCGCAACGTCGTTACGGAGACGGAGTCGTTGTCCAATCGGATCAAGGAAGAAGTGAAGCAACTGAGAAGGCGACACTTGGATCAAATTTCGTCCGGAGAGATCTCTCCACAGTTGACTGTTGCTTTTCTAGCGGCCCTGAACGCGTATTCGCGAGTGCGCGACCACATCAGTAACATCGCAGAGGCTGTGTGTGGCGAAAAATAAGTACTGCGTCTGGTGAGATCTTTGCCCGACGCAACTCGGCGTGGCTGCTTGACGCACCTTGTATCGTATTAGGTGGCGCCACGTGAGTACGATCTCGAAGGAAGTTGCGAATCTTCGGTTTTTGATTCTGTCGATTGGCAAATTGGCCGTCGAAATGGTCGATAAGGCTGTTGAAGCGTGTGATTCGAATCATCGATATGAATTAGTTCTGGAGGTTTTAAAAGCCGAATCTGCTTTAGATCGAATGCAACTGGCAATCGATTCGTAGGCCGTTCGCACGCTTACGGTTCATCGTCCCGTGGCCTCTGATTAGCGGTTTATGATCACGGGCTCCCGAATCGTTAGTGAGCTAGAACGGATTGGCGATCAAGCCAACAATCGCTGCGAGATTCTTCAATTTGCAGCGAGCAAAAACGTATTCGACATGGATGCCTAAGTCGAGCATCGTTGCGGAAATGTTGTCGGATGCTTGAGAAGCATTTAGCAAGAGTCATGTTTCGCTGGTAAGGGCAACAATCGCCTTAGATGATCTGGTCGATGTGCTGAATGATCCGATCACACAGGATCTTCTTAGTGATGAGCGGGTCCGCGATGCGATCGCGGGAGGAAATCGCATCGGCAGAGGGTTTATTCAGATGATTGTTGCGAGAGCCTTGGAACGAATTGCTGATCACGCAACGAATATCAGTGAAGAGGTTATCTACCTTGTCAAGGGCGAGGATATTCGTCACAACGATAGCGATGCGACAAAGCCTGATTGAGCCTTTCATGAGGCAGTTTTATCGGGTATCGCTTCGGCGTGATCTTTTTGTCAAAGCGTTACTGGCAAGATCATTTGGGCGGTAGTTGTAAGTCGGCAGTTGTTAGGCTCACATTCGCACCTTGTTGAGGTACCTTCAAATGCGAGGTCCAGAGAATCGCATTTACAATCGTTTTTCGAAACGCTTCGATCTGAAAGTTGCGATAGAAATGACCCAGAGTGGTCCCATAGGAACGACCGCCGTTGGGCCGCTGATACGCCCAACCCACAATCACATCTTCTTCTTTCGTGGTTACTTGCAGTAGCGGGGTTGCCCCGCGCATGACAGGTTTCAGATAGAACTCATCATGTAATTCATAGTCTTGCCAGCCACGACATATCGGGTGTTTTGCATCCAGTTGGTTGAGCTGGGACGATTCGGTGCTGAGGCCATAATTGGAAACCCAGAATCCACCAAGATATTCCCCCCAAGGTTTGCCGAGTCGATCGAGGTTTTTTTCATAAACGGAGGATGCCCAATGGATCGTCACCAAACCGACTCCATCTCGGAGCATCTGATGGACCTCATTCGCCCCAGGACCGTCGAGCAGGAACTCAGCTCCGGGTGATGAATAGAGCACAATTGTTTTGATGCCCTTCAATCGTTCGGGATCTTGGGGCCACCCCTGAGAAATGACGGTTTCGATTTGCCCCGTCTTTTGGAGGCATTTTGCCAGCAAGTTGGAGGTGTGCATGTACATGTGGGTGCCATGCGGGTGGTCAGGCTGCTTGCCCACCAGGAGCACTTTTGCTTTTTCGATTTCTGCCGCTGAAAGTTGATGCGAGAGGATTAGTCCCAGCATGGCTCCAAGAAGGATAAACAGAGAGTTCGAGGATTTCATGAAGTCTCCCGACACGAGGCTGTGTTGACCGTGTATGCTTACGATGGATGCTGCGACAACTGTTTTGACTACAGAATACAATTCCTAATGGTCAATTTCAATTAGCGGACGACCGCTGTTTGGTGATTATGATGCCCGCATTTGATGTCGAAGTTCAAGTTAGTCGCTTTTGGTCGAAAGCGTTGCAATCCGGTCGGATGCTCCGTGCCCTGAGGGGCAGCGCGTTTGCCCTGCTGGCGATCTTTTCGGGAACGGTCGCAGTCAGAGCCGATACAAATTTCGAGTCGAAAGTTGCCCCCTTGTTGATAAAACGCTGCGTCGAATGCCATCAGGGTCGCGAGCCGGCGGGAGGGCTGTCATTGACGACTCAGGCGGGATTAAAGAACGGTGGGGATTCAGGTGCTGTTATCGACCCCGAGAATGCAGATGAGAGTCACTTGTTACAGCGTGTTGTTGCAGGCGAGATGCCGCCCGAGCAGCAGGGCCGGGCAGAAAAATTGTCGGAGACAGAGATACGCATTCTGCAGAATTGGTTGCGCAGCGGTGCCGTCTGGCCAGACGAGCGAGAATTGGATTTCTTCGAACGCACGAATGATCAACGTGCGGGTCGTGATTGGTGGTCCCTCCAGCCAATTATCAAGCCGCCAGTCCCACAACTGCAAAAACATCCGCAACCCGAAAACCCGATCGACGCTTTTATTTTAGCGCGGTTGGAAGCAGAAGGTTTTTCACCGGCTCCTTCCGCTGATCGACGAACATTGATTCGGCGTGTCTACTTTGATCTGATCGGATTGCCTCCCTCATTACGTGAGGTGGACGATTTTCTGGAGGACAATTCTTCGACCGCCTGGGAAAGGTTGGTGGATCGTTTGCTCGCTACGCCACAATACGGTGAGCGCTGGGGGCGGTATTGGTTAGACCTGGCCCGATATGCCGATACGAGTGGCTATGAACGAGATCAGGAAAAGCTTTTTGCATGGCGTTATCGTGACTGGGTGGTGAACGCCTTCAACTCGGATATGCCCTACCGGCAATTCATTACCGAGCAGTTGGCGGGTGACGAGATTTCAGAGCGAAATGAGCAATCGGTTATTGCAACCGGATTCTTGCGGCTTGGCGCGTGGAATGACGAGCCCAATGATCCCGCTGACTATCACTACGAGCGGTTAGAAGATCTGGTGCATACGACGTCGTCTGCGTTTCTAGCACTCACTGTTAAATGCGCTCGTTGCCACGCCCATAAGTTCGACGCGATCAAGCAGGAAGATTATTATCGCATGGCCACCGCGTTTTGGCCCGGATTAGAGACAGGAGGCAAACGCGAACAGCTCGGTGGGCCAACCGCGGAAATACTCGGTTTTCCCAATGTGCTTGGTTGGACTGATTTGGACGCCCGCCCTGCTCCGTTATATCTCTTAAAAGACGGTGAGCGGTTGCAGCCCATGGAAGAAGTTATTCCTGCAACTCTTTCATCGATCCCTTCCTTGGAACGGCATTTTTTACCGCCCGAATCGACTTCCCGCACGACGGGGCGGCGTCTCCAGCTGGCTCAGTGGATTGCCGATCCGGAACACCCATTAGCGCCACGGGTATTGGTAAACCGTCTCTGGTTGCACCACTTTGGACAAGCGATTGTACGGACCC
Proteins encoded in this region:
- a CDS encoding GlsB/YeaQ/YmgE family stress response membrane protein translates to MEIIWFLIIGGLAGCFAGMLTGNGGFGIIADIILGIIGAVVGGYLLGSIGIFESGVLGQLITATVGAVVILLIFRLFSRR
- a CDS encoding ABC transporter permease; the protein is MVQRRLLPWDYGVRNLFRRPSRSGLTLVGLTIVLLLVLVVVGFIRGLEASLAATGNPNVALVYSLSSAEDIENSAIPARVAGLLTASVRGIGQSYGRDHVSPELYLGTRITTENIRKPGMGLVRGVTINAPLVRDQVQLVKGHWPEAGEVIVGRLVHSKIGADRDDLAVGRSIEFDGANWTISGRFVAAGSAFEAEVWAPLAQLQTTLKRQDLSLVAVRMRDSNDLADVDLFCRERVDLELKSVAESEYYAALQTHYRPVRMLGWMVVVLISGSGVFAGLNTMYGAVVGRVRELATLQAMGFRRRAILLTLVQEATLLACAGALAASTIGLVFIDGLAVRFTMGAFMLEIDSLAIAIACGVALLLGMLGALPAAIKAMRLPVVEAIRAV
- a CDS encoding efflux RND transporter periplasmic adaptor subunit, with amino-acid sequence MNDSRKLDLKQLIVDRKDSDGKKLLRINPTWWTRYVLPALVLLAFGTLFLWSARHSLMPAVDVSIVPVVVSRVEVKQEGATLFQAAGWIEPRPTPVIVSAQASGVIDQILVVEGQRVTKDQALAMLIDTDAKLAVSEAIANHDLQKAEVLRAQAILVAAQQNHANPLDLRADLAEAQIILAKTETELSDLGFQLQTAKNNRDLAEANLAGKRQAGDAISGRALREADALFFSALGKYNELVARQPRLETQLSSVRDRRDALAEKLSLKTEEQRSLAIANASLAASQARLRQKKLAVEAANLQLERMVVKSPIHGFVLSLESRPGERLSGLNPHSAQGSSAVASLYDPNNLQVRVDVRLEDVPQVQLGQPVSIQTVAASQRFVGEVLAVTTKADIQKNTLQVKIAISSPPEVIKPEMLAKVTFLAPPSPFEVEDQLSSPLRVYVPQPLVIKNAGQTSIWLADITQQVAVLKNITLGSQDFGGALVEVTEGLSATDKLIVNGQQKLVNGKRIRVSSANANSGGAVAYQARATASLKK
- a CDS encoding ABC transporter ATP-binding protein, which encodes MSLVNVINVTKEYANGDEAIRPLDGVSLSIAKGDFASLMGASGSGKSTLLNLIAGIDQANSGQIIVEGTDITELSRGDLADWRASHIGYIFQTHNLIPVLTAYENIELPLLLLSMSNSERRKRVDVALQAVDLTSRASHYPRQMSGGQEQRVGIARAIVANPTIVVADEPTGSLDDETTEQILVLLERVNRELGMTLLLVTHDSEAGSRADRQIRLERGRLFEDGKRTVVGQGVA
- a CDS encoding ABC transporter permease, with the translated sequence MFRFTPYLIKGLWRHRTRTLLTVSGTAVALLVFCFVGSVQQGLNALTKGSEAGRTLVVFQENRFCPQSSRLPQDYSSEVKRIAGVTEVIPIKVFTNNCRASLDAIVFQGLASEQLRRWRELDLVAGDWSEFDRHQDGAVVGQAVALRRGLSVGDKFTIGEVSVVVAGISKSNVAAENNVIYTHLDFLQRARGENDTGTVTQFEVRLDESADAELAAKQIDVLFHSGPIATSTRTKGMFQADTLADLAELIGFVHWLGYACVGLVLSLVATTTVMSVQDRIKEHAVLQTLGVRPAGVFRLIIAESMLMSTLGGLFGVLVSGLLLSVSQMSVAAEGVTIAFQPSIFLATEGLLIAVAVGLLAGITPAWQAAHAAIVPALRHT
- a CDS encoding Na/Pi cotransporter family protein, which encodes MESKDLLKLVFELVGGLGIFLLGMKYMSEGMQTVAGKSLRKLISAVTTNRFFATIVGVIVTCVVQSSSITTVMVVGFVNSGLMELTQAIGVILGANIGTTITGWILVLKIGKYGLPLLGFGAFGYLFSKGDRYRYWAMVFMGVGMVFFGLELMKDACGLIKDMPEFELWFQRFQANSYLGVLQCALAGCILTMMVQSSSATLGITISLAFQGIISYETAAALVLGENIGTTITAILASLGATTNARRAAYFHVIFNMIGVLWITALFQPYIELVQWIVGEDVSKAVMVNGQETFPNTTMAIAATHTIFNVSNTFLFLPFVPFFTRLLTRLVPSKEFKEQPHLTDLDVRILETPPLAIEQSRREIEKMGASCAEMLDWLAQLLRDDDPDRSMGDRLQQREDELDTVHDEIAAFVTNLLSANVPHSIADEGRRQLRMADEYESVSDYVANLDTFDRKLRRDGHRFTGEQREGLIAINEQLMEYQAKINSALTQDNRNVVTETESLSNRIKEEVKQLRRRHLDQISSGEISPQLTVAFLAALNAYSRVRDHISNIAEAVCGEK
- a CDS encoding ThuA domain-containing protein — protein: MKSSNSLFILLGAMLGLILSHQLSAAEIEKAKVLLVGKQPDHPHGTHMYMHTSNLLAKCLQKTGQIETVISQGWPQDPERLKGIKTIVLYSSPGAEFLLDGPGANEVHQMLRDGVGLVTIHWASSVYEKNLDRLGKPWGEYLGGFWVSNYGLSTESSQLNQLDAKHPICRGWQDYELHDEFYLKPVMRGATPLLQVTTKEEDVIVGWAYQRPNGGRSYGTTLGHFYRNFQIEAFRKTIVNAILWTSHLKVPQQGANVSLTTADLQLPPK
- a CDS encoding DUF1549 domain-containing protein — its product is MMPAFDVEVQVSRFWSKALQSGRMLRALRGSAFALLAIFSGTVAVRADTNFESKVAPLLIKRCVECHQGREPAGGLSLTTQAGLKNGGDSGAVIDPENADESHLLQRVVAGEMPPEQQGRAEKLSETEIRILQNWLRSGAVWPDERELDFFERTNDQRAGRDWWSLQPIIKPPVPQLQKHPQPENPIDAFILARLEAEGFSPAPSADRRTLIRRVYFDLIGLPPSLREVDDFLEDNSSTAWERLVDRLLATPQYGERWGRYWLDLARYADTSGYERDQEKLFAWRYRDWVVNAFNSDMPYRQFITEQLAGDEISERNEQSVIATGFLRLGAWNDEPNDPADYHYERLEDLVHTTSSAFLALTVKCARCHAHKFDAIKQEDYYRMATAFWPGLETGGKREQLGGPTAEILGFPNVLGWTDLDARPAPLYLLKDGERLQPMEEVIPATLSSIPSLERHFLPPESTSRTTGRRLQLAQWIADPEHPLAPRVLVNRLWLHHFGQAIVRTPNNFGFLADPPTHPRLLDWLAAEFVANGGRMKAIHRLILTSSTWQQSSLPPNARELEKRDPANRWHGRANRRRHDAETLRDSLLASSGELDLTRGGPGFKPTISSNALEGLSRKSKAWQASAPHEQKRRSLYLYLKRGLLPPMMTTFDLCDPTQSCGKRDITTVPTQALALLNNRFVHDRSQNLASRITKQASDVDTQIGLAWTHVLSRKPSDHEFKLSRRHLLTQQRIYSVSHDQQSNNDLHSQLLANDLVLHLQANQANVSKSSNSQVAKWEDLSAAAHHAHQAAANAQPVLVENGFGKYPIVKFDGTNDFLRLDGQLLDSTTFTIIGVVNDEKDRGHREILSNWNGAKGNATSSLFLGLTETNTVRFTDRLPNFGVVTARREPFILSAVSRSDEVEMFQNGRLLSTGPALSDRRLDTAWVIGQQGNINGEFWQGGIAELLVFRRALTSSERRQIERGLAERYQLPLTNAVRFTARSRAVASLCHVLMNSNEFIYID